A single window of Scyliorhinus torazame isolate Kashiwa2021f chromosome 29, sScyTor2.1, whole genome shotgun sequence DNA harbors:
- the LOC140404059 gene encoding trinucleotide repeat-containing gene 6B protein-like isoform X2, with translation MTGQGARKRVSRPSWRNVKILPEMNAMTHLNLPSKRASTRRAALNPILAISHREKEEEKEEQLMEEKKRKKEDKKKKDATQKVTEQKTKVPEATKPSLSLPPTATPVGSVPTPAGNGGNNAKRAVATNGQPQNAARYLPREVPPRFRQHEHKVLLKRGQPPPPSCGLLGGGVGPPGLPGPNPGTAQPLTQPNCPLQHGSTPVDANPGGAGSNYANSAWGSGSSSTDLNHGWDKLIVDGSDMEAWPCITGRDSESASEHVDNEGASNLGSEKSLPPGSGTARSCKGTANQFAAGSGKNECKLGAWNMGLVPKPSHASSISSESKDGLNNWKNLSSPDGAGLGLTLNPNINPSAWPVLGQEGNSGKGTLETDVSSSSAQLSAVGQSPRDQDGTSASAWAKQSKTENAGVTWNASVGEQPQALNTDGPNNGDTNSLNASSQSTGNPLQNKGVSDTTGNGTWNMPLGMGLGNPLVLNQSVSTDASSEGSIRGTMEGRGTGGTWNTVWGSSGTDSISGQNGTGADGNNGRNGDDSAKAGSGMKQLLVNRSRTESWDNNGGGPWDSEAQDPNKAKNWGKGNRTASGGAQGLWGQQPGTDNRSEGEWGGPPNEQNCGTGGWDNHRVNPLPEHQGENSQNSNWAKASSSTGSDSASRSNNKRGGSETQPGGRRLNKTDPLDQEEVLQSVISRADLDPRVLSNTGWGQIQIKQNTMWDVQESPRNERRTDRGTEGWESTATQSTNSGGWGEGPSQSGHCTSGWGDAPQSSNMESKSPSGWVDPKNSQGWGGGTSEEKAPSWNEGPRIKEPGWGARQQPTQGWSANNGWGDGSGQPAEQPKAGGWDSSNSRWGDSGRGDVGSWGGGSNSNSNQRGGWDDPTRHQGWGESSKTAAPNWNKQQEVSGSWGTASAGSRQSGPGWGSTPVPPTPIPVVPKEEEPTGWEEPSPQSISRKMEIDDGTSAWGDPNSYNYKNVNLWDKNSQSESSGSGSMPREPNTSNVVTGRGSTSSSGSKSMQDGWGGGDRPAVASTRPPSWEEEDDSSIGLWNSAGTQESSSPYNSSNWTSGGKKTHKGSMKGGNNDAWINPLSTQFSKMGLLRESSEDGIGNKMDLTVGGLPDKKLESDKRGMNMDYNGMMRKDRSGFRPPNSKDSPTADSGPYFEKLNLPFSNQDGCLSDEAPNSPFSPPPSCKLSPSGTALPTTSLGCIGSGLNMQNLNARHNGNHGLFGGSSAQSRGVHTPQVQPMNSSQPNRAQVPPQFLPPPQVPASMLKHATPNGALNPALFSLGPQLTPQQIAMLSQLPQLPQLQLAYQLLIQQQQQQVLQNQRKLSAAVRQQQEQQLARIVNALQQQQQQQHRHNNTPGMKHSPSHPGIPKQHLDNVVPNSLPSGLPDFQTKGQLQPGYPMGLGSNMNVNQLDVNSIVGMKEPQSQQSRLKQWTTMEGLSPATPPPDHNPLKNGAISSSMAPPKSRDSLPYYEMIAGDSLASHSGAASDNWSTPKLSNGSSSSSWPPEFRPGEPWKGFQNIDPESDPYATPASMINSSAAPPSPDSEHQLLRDRSTGSSSSLNTSLPSPGAWSYSASNCSYSTVQSTSAKFNDFKSTWSPDPIGHPRMWKNQMSSKNTNPPTRPPPGLTNQKPPSSLWSSGAPRFSRGWGVQESRYAMSSNWGDGSSGGSSRVSSWLVLHNLTPQIDGSTLRTICMQHGPLITFHLNLTHGTALVRYSTKQEAAKAQTALHMCVLGNTTILAEFVSDEEVNRYFAQGQLSTPSPGWQTLETGQSQMDPVGSSLHSFGGRSSLGQWNSAGAVGRGSGNLAGASLWATPSYTASLWGAPNSDDSHRMGSPAPLLPGDLLGGGADSI, from the exons TGCCCGAAGCGACGAAGCCAAGCCTAAGCCTGCCTCCAACTGCCACCCCAGTTGGCAGCGTTCCAACACCAGCCGGCAACGGTGGTAACAATGCCAAAAGGGCGGTGGCCACCAACGGCCAGCCACAGAACGCCGCCCGCTATCTGCCCCGTGAGGTGCCTCCTCGATTTCGCCAGCACGAGCACAAAGTGTTACTAAAACGTGGTCAGCCCCCTCCGCCTTCCTGTGGGCTTCTTGGAGGTGGGGTGGGGCCTCCTGGGTTGCCAGGACCAAACCCTGGCACTGCACAACCATTGACACAACCCAACTGTCCGCTGCAGCACGGCAGTACACCAGTGG ACGCAAATCCTGGGGGTGCTGGTTCAAATTATGCAAATTCTGCTTGGGGTTCTGGATCATCCAGCACTGACCTCAACCACGGCTGGGATAAGTTAATCGTAGACGGGTCTGATATGGAGGCTTGGCCTTGCATCACAGGCAGAGACTCTGAGTCGGCTTCGGAACATGTAGACAATGAAGGTGCCTCAAACCTTGGCTCCGAGAAGAGCCTGCCACCAGGAAGTGGCACTGCCAGGAGCTGCAAAGGAACTGCAAACCAGTTTGCTGCTGGGAGCGGAAAGAATGAATGTAAATTGGGGGCCTGGAACATGGGCCTCGTGCCTAAACCCAGTCATGCATCTTCCATCTCTTCGGAGAGCAAAGACGGACTCAACAATTGGAAAAACTTGAGCAGCCCTGATGGAGCTGGCCTTGGGTTGACCTTGAACCCAAATATCAACCCATCAGCCTGGCCAGTGTTGGGCCAGGAGGGCAATTCTGGAAAAGGGACTTTGGAGACAGATGTTTCGAGCTCCAGTGCACAACTTAGTGCAGTAGGTCAAAGCCCTAGGGATCAGGACGGTACTTCTGCAAGCGCCTGGGCAAAACAGTCAAAAACGGAAAATGCGGGTGTTACATGGAATGCTTCTGTTGGAGAACAGCCTCAAGCTCTTAACACTGATGGACCAAATAATGGCGACACTAACTCTTTGAATGCAAGTTCACAGAGCACCGGGAACCCTTTGCAAAACAAGGGAGTGTCTGATACGACAGGGAATGGGACCTGGAACATGCCCTTGGGAATGGGTTTGGGAAACCCCTTGGTATTGAATCAATCTGTGAGCACTGACGCCTCATCCGAAGGCAGTATTAGAGGAACTATGGAAGGCCGGGGAACTGGGGGAACTTGGAATACAGTTTGGGGGTCTTCTGGAACTGATTCAATTTCTGGACAAAATGGTACAGGAGCTGATGGCAATAATGGACGCAATGGCGATGATTCAGCAAAGGCTGGCTCTGGTATGAAACAGTTATTGGTGAATAGATCAAGAACTGAATCATGGGACAATAATGGCGGCGGACCGTGGGACTCTGAGGCGCAAGACCCCAACAAAGCAAAAAACTGGGGTAAAGGGAACAGAACAGCATCGGGTGGTGCTCAGGGTTTGTGGGGTCAACAGCCAGGGACTGATAATCGCTCAGAAGGGGAATGGGGTGGCCCTCCGAATGAACAGAATTGTGGCACAGGCGGATGGGACAATCACAGGGTAAATCCCCTCCCAGAACATCAAGGAGAGAACTCTCAAAATTCCAACTGGGCAAAGGCCTCTAGTTCCACTGGGAGTGACTCTGCTAGTCGAAGCAACAACAAAAGGGGAGGTTCTGAAACCCAACCAGGTGGACGGCGCTTAAACAAGACTGATCCTCTTGATCAAGAGGAGGTATTGCAATCTGTAATAAGCAGGGCTGATCTGGACCCGAGAGTGTTATCAAACACTGGGTGGGGCCAAATTCAAATAAAGCAGAATACAATGTGGGATGTTCAGGAGTCACCCAGGAATGAAAGGCGCACTGACAGAGGAACAGAAGGGTGGGAGAGCACCGCCACTCAGAGCACTAACTCAGGGGGCTGGGGCGAAGGGCCCAGTCAAAGCGGTCACTGCACCTCTGGGTGGGGAGATGCTCCGCAGTCTTCAAACATGGAGTCTAAGAGTCCAAGTGGGTGGGTGGACCCAAAGAACAGTCAAGGTTGGGGAGGTGGGACATCAGAAGAGAAGGCACCATCATGGAATGAGGGGCCTAGAATTAAGGAACCGGGTTGGGGTGCAAGACAGCAACCAACTCAAGGTTGGTCTGCCAATAATGGTTGGGGTGATGGAAGTGGGCAGCCAGCTGAACAACCAAAAGCGGGTGGCTGGGACAGTTCGAACTCTAGGTGGGGCGATAGTGGCCGTGGTGATGTAGGATCTTGGGGAGGTGGCAGTAATTCTAATTCAAACCAGAGAGGTGGGTGGGATGACCCCACAAGACACCAGGGATGGGGCGAGTCATCAAAAACAGCCGCTCCTAATTGGAATAAGCAACAAGAGGTCTCTGGCTCTTGGGGTACTGCGTCTGCTGGTAGCCGGCAATCAGGACCTGGCTGGGGCTCAACACCTGTGCCGCCTACACCCATCCCAGTCGTGCCAAAGGAAGAAGAACCGACTGGATGGGAAGAGCCTTCACCGCAGTCTATCTCCCGAAAGATGGAGATAGATGATGGCACTTCAGCCTGGGGAGATCCCAACAGCTACAACTATAAGAATGTGAATCTGTGGGACAAGAACTCCCAAAGCGAGAGCTCTGGAAGTGGGTCAATGCCACGGGAGCCAAATACATCCAATGTGGTTACAGGCCGAGGTTCCACATCCAGTTCTG GTTCAAAATCTATGCAGgatgggtggggtggtggtgatcGACCTGCTGTGGCAAGTACACGTCCCCCAAGCTGGGAGGAAGAAGACGATAGTTCAATTGGCCTGTGGAACAGTGCTGGAACTCAGGAGAGTAGTTCACCCTACAACTCATCTAACTGGACCTCAGGCGGGAAGAAAACTCACAAG GGCTCCATGAAAGGTGGGAACAATGACGCATGGATAAACCCTCTCTCTACGCAATTTTCCAAAATGGGATTACTG AGGGAGTCTTCTGAAGATGGAATTGGTAATAAGATGGACTTGACTGTTG GTGGTCTACCAGACAAAAAGCTGGAATCTGACAAACGGGGAATGAATATGGATTATAATGGAATGATGAGGAAGGATCGATCGGGATTCCGGCCACCAAATTCCAAAGACTCGCCCACCGCAGACAGTGGACCCTACTTTGAGAAA CTGAATTTGCCTTTCTCCAATCAAGACGGGTGCCTGTCTGACGAGGCACCTAACTCGCCCTTCTCCCCTCCTCCGAGCTGCAAGCTGTCTCCCTCGGGCACTGCTCTACCCACCACCAGCCTCGGCTGCATCGGCTCTGGTCTTAACATGCAAAATCTAAACGCGAGACAC AATGGCAATCATGGTTTATTTGGCGGTAGCTCAGCACAATCCAGGGGTGTGCATACACCTCAAGTACAGCCCATGAATTCATCCCAGCCTAACCGGGCTCAAGTGCCTCCACAATTCCTGCCCCCTCCTCAG GTTCCTGCCTCCATGCTGAAGCACGCCACTCCGAATGGCGCCCTGAACCCAGCCCTGTTTAGCCTTGGTCCTCAACTTACCCCTCAGCAAATAGCGATGCTCAGTCAACTTCCTCAGCTCCCACAGCTCCAGTTG GCCTACCAGCTCTTGattcagcaacagcagcaacaagtGCTGCAGAACCAACGGAAGCTCTCTGCCGCTGTCCGACAACAGCAAGAACAGCAA CTTGCCCGTATTGTAAATGCtctgcagcagcaacaacagcaacaGCACCGACACAACAACACCCCTGGGATGAAACACTCCCCATCGCATCCCGGCATACCCAAGCAGCACCTGGATAATGTTGTGCCTAATTCTCTCCCCTCTGGCCTTCCAGACTTCCAGACCAAAGGACAGCTTCAGCCGGGTTACCCAATGg GCCTGGGTTCAAACATGAACGTAAACCAGTTAGACGTCAACAGTATTGTAGGAATGAAGGAACCTCAGTCTCAGCAATCACGGCTCAAGCAGTGGACAACCATGGAGGGTCTCTCTCCTGCCACTCCGCCACCAGACCACAACCCCCTCAAAAACG GTGCTATTTCGAGCAGCATGGCACCACCGAAGTCTCGAGATAGTCTGCCCTATTATGAAATGATAGCAGGCGACTCCTTAGCCAGCCATTCGGGTGCTGCGAGTGACAACTGGTCCACCCCTAAGCTCTCGAATGGTTCCAGCAGCTCAAGTTGGCCACCAG AGTTCCGCCCTGGGGAACCATGGAAAGGTTTTCAAAATATTGACCCTGAATCAGATCCATATGCGACCCCAGCGAGCATGATAAACAGCTccgcagcacccccatccccggattCAGAACACCAACTACTCAGGGATAGGAGCACAG GGTCCAGTTCCTCCCTGAACACCTCGCTGCCTTCACCCGGTGCCTGGTCCTATAGTGCCTCAAACTGCTCCTACAGCACCGTACAGAGCACTTCAG CCAAGTTCAATGACTTCAAGTCAACGTGGTCTCCAGATCCAATTGGACATCCCAGGATGTGGAAGAATCAGATGTCATCTAAAAACACTAACCCACCAACCCGGCCGCCTCCAGGACTGACCAACCAGAAGCCCCCATCATCTCTGTGGAGCAGTGGAGCCCCTCGATTCAGCAGAGGATGGGGTGTACAGGAATCACGCTATGCCATGA GTTCCAACTGGGGTGATGGAAGTTCAGGTGGATCTAGCCGGGTCAGCTCCTGGCTTGTTCTTCATAATCTCACTCCACAG ATCGATGGCTCCACCCTGCGAACAATCTGCATGCAGCATGGCCCGCTGATAACATTCCACCTGAACCTGACACACGGCACTGCACTGGTTCGATACAGCACCAAGCAAGAGGCTGCCAAGGCCCAGACTGCGCTGCACAT GTGTGTGTTGGGGAACACTACCATCCTTGCTGAATTTGTCAGTGATGAGGAAGTCAACCGCTATTTTGCACAAGGTCAGTTATCAACACCATCCCCGGGCTGGCAGACACTGGAGACGGGACAGAGCCAGATGGATCCAGTCGGGAGCAGCCTGCACTCGTTTGGTGGGCGATCAAGCCTGGGACAATGGAACAGTGCCGGAGcagtgggcagggggagcgggAACCTGGCAGGAGCCTCACTGTGGGCCACCCCGAGCTACACAGCAAGCTTGTGGGGGGCCCCGAATTCTGATGACTCGCACCGAATGGGCAGTCCGGCCCCTCTACTACCTGGTGACctcctgggcggaggggctgattcAATTTGA
- the LOC140404059 gene encoding trinucleotide repeat-containing gene 6B protein-like isoform X1 has translation MQVNDGSRRQEASLKTFMEMEKMTEELHILTKEQNVKTEIRAECEDLTRDERNDTSESPIEESKQEKEEEKEEQLMEEKKRKKEDKKKKDATQKVTEQKTKVPEATKPSLSLPPTATPVGSVPTPAGNGGNNAKRAVATNGQPQNAARYLPREVPPRFRQHEHKVLLKRGQPPPPSCGLLGGGVGPPGLPGPNPGTAQPLTQPNCPLQHGSTPVDANPGGAGSNYANSAWGSGSSSTDLNHGWDKLIVDGSDMEAWPCITGRDSESASEHVDNEGASNLGSEKSLPPGSGTARSCKGTANQFAAGSGKNECKLGAWNMGLVPKPSHASSISSESKDGLNNWKNLSSPDGAGLGLTLNPNINPSAWPVLGQEGNSGKGTLETDVSSSSAQLSAVGQSPRDQDGTSASAWAKQSKTENAGVTWNASVGEQPQALNTDGPNNGDTNSLNASSQSTGNPLQNKGVSDTTGNGTWNMPLGMGLGNPLVLNQSVSTDASSEGSIRGTMEGRGTGGTWNTVWGSSGTDSISGQNGTGADGNNGRNGDDSAKAGSGMKQLLVNRSRTESWDNNGGGPWDSEAQDPNKAKNWGKGNRTASGGAQGLWGQQPGTDNRSEGEWGGPPNEQNCGTGGWDNHRVNPLPEHQGENSQNSNWAKASSSTGSDSASRSNNKRGGSETQPGGRRLNKTDPLDQEEVLQSVISRADLDPRVLSNTGWGQIQIKQNTMWDVQESPRNERRTDRGTEGWESTATQSTNSGGWGEGPSQSGHCTSGWGDAPQSSNMESKSPSGWVDPKNSQGWGGGTSEEKAPSWNEGPRIKEPGWGARQQPTQGWSANNGWGDGSGQPAEQPKAGGWDSSNSRWGDSGRGDVGSWGGGSNSNSNQRGGWDDPTRHQGWGESSKTAAPNWNKQQEVSGSWGTASAGSRQSGPGWGSTPVPPTPIPVVPKEEEPTGWEEPSPQSISRKMEIDDGTSAWGDPNSYNYKNVNLWDKNSQSESSGSGSMPREPNTSNVVTGRGSTSSSGSKSMQDGWGGGDRPAVASTRPPSWEEEDDSSIGLWNSAGTQESSSPYNSSNWTSGGKKTHKGSMKGGNNDAWINPLSTQFSKMGLLRESSEDGIGNKMDLTVGGLPDKKLESDKRGMNMDYNGMMRKDRSGFRPPNSKDSPTADSGPYFEKLNLPFSNQDGCLSDEAPNSPFSPPPSCKLSPSGTALPTTSLGCIGSGLNMQNLNARHNGNHGLFGGSSAQSRGVHTPQVQPMNSSQPNRAQVPPQFLPPPQVPASMLKHATPNGALNPALFSLGPQLTPQQIAMLSQLPQLPQLQLAYQLLIQQQQQQVLQNQRKLSAAVRQQQEQQLARIVNALQQQQQQQHRHNNTPGMKHSPSHPGIPKQHLDNVVPNSLPSGLPDFQTKGQLQPGYPMGLGSNMNVNQLDVNSIVGMKEPQSQQSRLKQWTTMEGLSPATPPPDHNPLKNGAISSSMAPPKSRDSLPYYEMIAGDSLASHSGAASDNWSTPKLSNGSSSSSWPPEFRPGEPWKGFQNIDPESDPYATPASMINSSAAPPSPDSEHQLLRDRSTGSSSSLNTSLPSPGAWSYSASNCSYSTVQSTSAKFNDFKSTWSPDPIGHPRMWKNQMSSKNTNPPTRPPPGLTNQKPPSSLWSSGAPRFSRGWGVQESRYAMSSNWGDGSSGGSSRVSSWLVLHNLTPQIDGSTLRTICMQHGPLITFHLNLTHGTALVRYSTKQEAAKAQTALHMCVLGNTTILAEFVSDEEVNRYFAQGQLSTPSPGWQTLETGQSQMDPVGSSLHSFGGRSSLGQWNSAGAVGRGSGNLAGASLWATPSYTASLWGAPNSDDSHRMGSPAPLLPGDLLGGGADSI, from the exons TGCCCGAAGCGACGAAGCCAAGCCTAAGCCTGCCTCCAACTGCCACCCCAGTTGGCAGCGTTCCAACACCAGCCGGCAACGGTGGTAACAATGCCAAAAGGGCGGTGGCCACCAACGGCCAGCCACAGAACGCCGCCCGCTATCTGCCCCGTGAGGTGCCTCCTCGATTTCGCCAGCACGAGCACAAAGTGTTACTAAAACGTGGTCAGCCCCCTCCGCCTTCCTGTGGGCTTCTTGGAGGTGGGGTGGGGCCTCCTGGGTTGCCAGGACCAAACCCTGGCACTGCACAACCATTGACACAACCCAACTGTCCGCTGCAGCACGGCAGTACACCAGTGG ACGCAAATCCTGGGGGTGCTGGTTCAAATTATGCAAATTCTGCTTGGGGTTCTGGATCATCCAGCACTGACCTCAACCACGGCTGGGATAAGTTAATCGTAGACGGGTCTGATATGGAGGCTTGGCCTTGCATCACAGGCAGAGACTCTGAGTCGGCTTCGGAACATGTAGACAATGAAGGTGCCTCAAACCTTGGCTCCGAGAAGAGCCTGCCACCAGGAAGTGGCACTGCCAGGAGCTGCAAAGGAACTGCAAACCAGTTTGCTGCTGGGAGCGGAAAGAATGAATGTAAATTGGGGGCCTGGAACATGGGCCTCGTGCCTAAACCCAGTCATGCATCTTCCATCTCTTCGGAGAGCAAAGACGGACTCAACAATTGGAAAAACTTGAGCAGCCCTGATGGAGCTGGCCTTGGGTTGACCTTGAACCCAAATATCAACCCATCAGCCTGGCCAGTGTTGGGCCAGGAGGGCAATTCTGGAAAAGGGACTTTGGAGACAGATGTTTCGAGCTCCAGTGCACAACTTAGTGCAGTAGGTCAAAGCCCTAGGGATCAGGACGGTACTTCTGCAAGCGCCTGGGCAAAACAGTCAAAAACGGAAAATGCGGGTGTTACATGGAATGCTTCTGTTGGAGAACAGCCTCAAGCTCTTAACACTGATGGACCAAATAATGGCGACACTAACTCTTTGAATGCAAGTTCACAGAGCACCGGGAACCCTTTGCAAAACAAGGGAGTGTCTGATACGACAGGGAATGGGACCTGGAACATGCCCTTGGGAATGGGTTTGGGAAACCCCTTGGTATTGAATCAATCTGTGAGCACTGACGCCTCATCCGAAGGCAGTATTAGAGGAACTATGGAAGGCCGGGGAACTGGGGGAACTTGGAATACAGTTTGGGGGTCTTCTGGAACTGATTCAATTTCTGGACAAAATGGTACAGGAGCTGATGGCAATAATGGACGCAATGGCGATGATTCAGCAAAGGCTGGCTCTGGTATGAAACAGTTATTGGTGAATAGATCAAGAACTGAATCATGGGACAATAATGGCGGCGGACCGTGGGACTCTGAGGCGCAAGACCCCAACAAAGCAAAAAACTGGGGTAAAGGGAACAGAACAGCATCGGGTGGTGCTCAGGGTTTGTGGGGTCAACAGCCAGGGACTGATAATCGCTCAGAAGGGGAATGGGGTGGCCCTCCGAATGAACAGAATTGTGGCACAGGCGGATGGGACAATCACAGGGTAAATCCCCTCCCAGAACATCAAGGAGAGAACTCTCAAAATTCCAACTGGGCAAAGGCCTCTAGTTCCACTGGGAGTGACTCTGCTAGTCGAAGCAACAACAAAAGGGGAGGTTCTGAAACCCAACCAGGTGGACGGCGCTTAAACAAGACTGATCCTCTTGATCAAGAGGAGGTATTGCAATCTGTAATAAGCAGGGCTGATCTGGACCCGAGAGTGTTATCAAACACTGGGTGGGGCCAAATTCAAATAAAGCAGAATACAATGTGGGATGTTCAGGAGTCACCCAGGAATGAAAGGCGCACTGACAGAGGAACAGAAGGGTGGGAGAGCACCGCCACTCAGAGCACTAACTCAGGGGGCTGGGGCGAAGGGCCCAGTCAAAGCGGTCACTGCACCTCTGGGTGGGGAGATGCTCCGCAGTCTTCAAACATGGAGTCTAAGAGTCCAAGTGGGTGGGTGGACCCAAAGAACAGTCAAGGTTGGGGAGGTGGGACATCAGAAGAGAAGGCACCATCATGGAATGAGGGGCCTAGAATTAAGGAACCGGGTTGGGGTGCAAGACAGCAACCAACTCAAGGTTGGTCTGCCAATAATGGTTGGGGTGATGGAAGTGGGCAGCCAGCTGAACAACCAAAAGCGGGTGGCTGGGACAGTTCGAACTCTAGGTGGGGCGATAGTGGCCGTGGTGATGTAGGATCTTGGGGAGGTGGCAGTAATTCTAATTCAAACCAGAGAGGTGGGTGGGATGACCCCACAAGACACCAGGGATGGGGCGAGTCATCAAAAACAGCCGCTCCTAATTGGAATAAGCAACAAGAGGTCTCTGGCTCTTGGGGTACTGCGTCTGCTGGTAGCCGGCAATCAGGACCTGGCTGGGGCTCAACACCTGTGCCGCCTACACCCATCCCAGTCGTGCCAAAGGAAGAAGAACCGACTGGATGGGAAGAGCCTTCACCGCAGTCTATCTCCCGAAAGATGGAGATAGATGATGGCACTTCAGCCTGGGGAGATCCCAACAGCTACAACTATAAGAATGTGAATCTGTGGGACAAGAACTCCCAAAGCGAGAGCTCTGGAAGTGGGTCAATGCCACGGGAGCCAAATACATCCAATGTGGTTACAGGCCGAGGTTCCACATCCAGTTCTG GTTCAAAATCTATGCAGgatgggtggggtggtggtgatcGACCTGCTGTGGCAAGTACACGTCCCCCAAGCTGGGAGGAAGAAGACGATAGTTCAATTGGCCTGTGGAACAGTGCTGGAACTCAGGAGAGTAGTTCACCCTACAACTCATCTAACTGGACCTCAGGCGGGAAGAAAACTCACAAG GGCTCCATGAAAGGTGGGAACAATGACGCATGGATAAACCCTCTCTCTACGCAATTTTCCAAAATGGGATTACTG AGGGAGTCTTCTGAAGATGGAATTGGTAATAAGATGGACTTGACTGTTG GTGGTCTACCAGACAAAAAGCTGGAATCTGACAAACGGGGAATGAATATGGATTATAATGGAATGATGAGGAAGGATCGATCGGGATTCCGGCCACCAAATTCCAAAGACTCGCCCACCGCAGACAGTGGACCCTACTTTGAGAAA CTGAATTTGCCTTTCTCCAATCAAGACGGGTGCCTGTCTGACGAGGCACCTAACTCGCCCTTCTCCCCTCCTCCGAGCTGCAAGCTGTCTCCCTCGGGCACTGCTCTACCCACCACCAGCCTCGGCTGCATCGGCTCTGGTCTTAACATGCAAAATCTAAACGCGAGACAC AATGGCAATCATGGTTTATTTGGCGGTAGCTCAGCACAATCCAGGGGTGTGCATACACCTCAAGTACAGCCCATGAATTCATCCCAGCCTAACCGGGCTCAAGTGCCTCCACAATTCCTGCCCCCTCCTCAG GTTCCTGCCTCCATGCTGAAGCACGCCACTCCGAATGGCGCCCTGAACCCAGCCCTGTTTAGCCTTGGTCCTCAACTTACCCCTCAGCAAATAGCGATGCTCAGTCAACTTCCTCAGCTCCCACAGCTCCAGTTG GCCTACCAGCTCTTGattcagcaacagcagcaacaagtGCTGCAGAACCAACGGAAGCTCTCTGCCGCTGTCCGACAACAGCAAGAACAGCAA CTTGCCCGTATTGTAAATGCtctgcagcagcaacaacagcaacaGCACCGACACAACAACACCCCTGGGATGAAACACTCCCCATCGCATCCCGGCATACCCAAGCAGCACCTGGATAATGTTGTGCCTAATTCTCTCCCCTCTGGCCTTCCAGACTTCCAGACCAAAGGACAGCTTCAGCCGGGTTACCCAATGg GCCTGGGTTCAAACATGAACGTAAACCAGTTAGACGTCAACAGTATTGTAGGAATGAAGGAACCTCAGTCTCAGCAATCACGGCTCAAGCAGTGGACAACCATGGAGGGTCTCTCTCCTGCCACTCCGCCACCAGACCACAACCCCCTCAAAAACG GTGCTATTTCGAGCAGCATGGCACCACCGAAGTCTCGAGATAGTCTGCCCTATTATGAAATGATAGCAGGCGACTCCTTAGCCAGCCATTCGGGTGCTGCGAGTGACAACTGGTCCACCCCTAAGCTCTCGAATGGTTCCAGCAGCTCAAGTTGGCCACCAG AGTTCCGCCCTGGGGAACCATGGAAAGGTTTTCAAAATATTGACCCTGAATCAGATCCATATGCGACCCCAGCGAGCATGATAAACAGCTccgcagcacccccatccccggattCAGAACACCAACTACTCAGGGATAGGAGCACAG GGTCCAGTTCCTCCCTGAACACCTCGCTGCCTTCACCCGGTGCCTGGTCCTATAGTGCCTCAAACTGCTCCTACAGCACCGTACAGAGCACTTCAG CCAAGTTCAATGACTTCAAGTCAACGTGGTCTCCAGATCCAATTGGACATCCCAGGATGTGGAAGAATCAGATGTCATCTAAAAACACTAACCCACCAACCCGGCCGCCTCCAGGACTGACCAACCAGAAGCCCCCATCATCTCTGTGGAGCAGTGGAGCCCCTCGATTCAGCAGAGGATGGGGTGTACAGGAATCACGCTATGCCATGA GTTCCAACTGGGGTGATGGAAGTTCAGGTGGATCTAGCCGGGTCAGCTCCTGGCTTGTTCTTCATAATCTCACTCCACAG ATCGATGGCTCCACCCTGCGAACAATCTGCATGCAGCATGGCCCGCTGATAACATTCCACCTGAACCTGACACACGGCACTGCACTGGTTCGATACAGCACCAAGCAAGAGGCTGCCAAGGCCCAGACTGCGCTGCACAT GTGTGTGTTGGGGAACACTACCATCCTTGCTGAATTTGTCAGTGATGAGGAAGTCAACCGCTATTTTGCACAAGGTCAGTTATCAACACCATCCCCGGGCTGGCAGACACTGGAGACGGGACAGAGCCAGATGGATCCAGTCGGGAGCAGCCTGCACTCGTTTGGTGGGCGATCAAGCCTGGGACAATGGAACAGTGCCGGAGcagtgggcagggggagcgggAACCTGGCAGGAGCCTCACTGTGGGCCACCCCGAGCTACACAGCAAGCTTGTGGGGGGCCCCGAATTCTGATGACTCGCACCGAATGGGCAGTCCGGCCCCTCTACTACCTGGTGACctcctgggcggaggggctgattcAATTTGA